The Streptomyces sp. TG1A-8 genome has a window encoding:
- a CDS encoding 3-hydroxyacyl-CoA dehydrogenase family protein: protein MAENQVPWRLAVLGAGVMGSSITTLAMAHGVPVTLIDVEEGKAQRAREQIAEQLRMAQLMNAVPANRPTAELTIATTTDAVAGVDVVVEAVTELFDTKAKVLAEVCAVVPAGTALISNTSSIPIDELADALPRPADLAGVHFMNPPYLIPMVEVVRGLRSEDRTMDAVTSLMTALGRQPVVVGDGPGFVTSRILHRMINDAVRIVEEGRATAEAVDALMQGCLGHRTGPLRTADLIGLDNLADSLRVLHERTGDEGCRPCALLLDKVAQGDLGRKSGRGFYDYGEAMP from the coding sequence GTGGCAGAAAACCAAGTACCATGGCGGCTCGCCGTTCTGGGCGCCGGCGTCATGGGCTCCAGCATCACTACGCTCGCCATGGCGCACGGTGTCCCGGTCACGCTGATCGACGTGGAGGAGGGCAAGGCTCAGCGCGCCCGCGAGCAGATCGCAGAACAGTTGCGGATGGCGCAGCTGATGAACGCGGTCCCGGCCAACCGCCCCACGGCCGAACTGACCATCGCGACGACGACGGACGCCGTCGCCGGAGTCGACGTCGTCGTCGAGGCCGTCACCGAGCTCTTCGACACCAAGGCGAAGGTGCTCGCCGAGGTGTGCGCCGTGGTCCCCGCCGGCACCGCACTCATCTCGAACACCTCCTCTATTCCCATCGACGAGCTGGCCGACGCCCTGCCCCGGCCCGCCGACCTGGCCGGCGTGCACTTCATGAATCCGCCCTATCTGATCCCCATGGTCGAGGTGGTCAGGGGGCTGCGCAGCGAGGACCGGACGATGGACGCGGTGACGTCCCTGATGACGGCGCTCGGTCGGCAGCCGGTCGTCGTCGGGGACGGTCCCGGTTTCGTCACCAGCCGCATCCTGCACCGGATGATCAATGACGCCGTACGGATCGTCGAGGAGGGCCGGGCGACCGCGGAGGCGGTCGACGCACTGATGCAGGGCTGCCTCGGCCACCGCACCGGTCCGCTGCGGACGGCCGACCTCATCGGACTGGACAATCTCGCGGACTCGCTCCGGGTGCTGCATGAGCGCACCGGGGACGAGGGCTGCCGTCCCTGCGCACTCCTGCTCGACAAAGTCGCACAGGGCGACCTCGGCAGAAAGAGCGGCCGGGGCTTCTACGACTACGGAGAGGCAATGCCATGA
- a CDS encoding VCBS repeat-containing protein has product MGTLSFVPAVFRSGSFNGDGRQDLLIRKTTSGELFVLPHCGEFRGAQTYGDPVLIGTGFGSHLWLCAGDLTGDGTADLVCITNDDRTLVFLNQGGLDGLHTLGEPIHVGGKPPERTYDTIALGDLTGDGIVDIIGRVQGTGEIHRILHQGKVDGPNTFAPPADFALIDPTDLPVGLADITGSGEPDLLVRRADGVLVCHEVYAGGKGKDALPLASGGRYALGGGWDEAKAIDITDIDGDGHPDLLALRGDGSLVVHRHGGSFDPDDPGSTFLPAVTIATNWGGYDIVS; this is encoded by the coding sequence ATGGGCACTCTGAGTTTTGTTCCAGCGGTATTCCGGTCCGGTTCCTTCAACGGTGACGGGCGGCAGGACCTTCTCATCCGCAAAACGACCTCCGGTGAATTATTCGTCCTGCCGCACTGCGGGGAATTCCGGGGCGCACAGACCTACGGCGACCCGGTGCTCATCGGCACCGGCTTCGGCTCCCATCTGTGGCTGTGCGCCGGCGACCTCACCGGCGACGGCACCGCGGACCTGGTCTGCATCACCAACGACGACCGCACCCTGGTCTTCCTCAACCAGGGCGGTCTCGACGGGCTGCACACCCTCGGCGAACCCATCCACGTCGGGGGCAAGCCCCCGGAGCGCACCTACGACACCATCGCGCTCGGCGATCTGACGGGTGACGGCATCGTCGACATCATCGGCAGGGTGCAGGGCACCGGGGAGATCCACCGCATCCTGCACCAGGGCAAGGTCGACGGGCCCAACACATTCGCGCCGCCCGCCGACTTCGCCCTGATCGACCCGACGGACCTACCGGTCGGGCTGGCCGACATCACCGGCAGCGGGGAGCCCGATTTGCTCGTGCGGCGTGCGGACGGGGTTCTGGTCTGCCATGAGGTGTACGCCGGCGGTAAGGGAAAGGACGCCCTGCCGCTGGCGTCCGGCGGCCGGTATGCGCTCGGCGGTGGCTGGGACGAGGCCAAGGCGATCGACATCACCGACATCGACGGCGACGGCCACCCCGATCTGCTGGCCCTGCGCGGGGACGGCTCCCTCGTGGTGCACCGCCACGGCGGGTCCTTCGATCCGGATGATCCGGGCAGCACCTTCCTGCCGGCCGTCACCATCGCCACGAACTGGGGCGGCTACGACATCGTCAGCTGA
- a CDS encoding amino acid adenylation domain-containing protein codes for MSRDTASRKEEALWLLEKVVPGSAVNNLSVAFRVDGRLDPEALRQSLRLLLRRYPVLRTAFHAGDDGLTKTVTDRDTVDLESAECTDERTNEALAAFVARPFALSGTPLVRALLLHGDARDHFCLAVHHLVFDTISGAVLLEELTTAYTAFATGTPLPAELREEVAPLPETQPTPAGTAFWRGQLSGFDPEGLALWVGEAEVANPTLHGDQVLHQLSAGARDAVQRMAKELRASEAVVLLAAYYLLLARHGAGPDLVVGSPVNVRGPRAQRAIGYHVNVLPLRVAVDLEGSFADLVRRVRQVFMGALAHADVPVDVLLEEVPRRDVSWHNALFRHVFNYVPGEGLPPFELAGLAAEPVVVENGFSKFDLEFFVLSSPESIGVRAAYCVEAFARADVAALLRRYDRLLQALGQDAAAPVGEVDLFSPDDREIVDRANGTGRAVPLTSVLDDICSWVLAAPDATALESEDRRVSYGQLWQAARETAAELRAGGIAAGDVVAVLGPRGPELAAAVLGVWLVRAAYLPLDPSHPADRLRHQLDDARTAVVLAADPATVPDAGNRAVLPLRPVPDGSAGAAEAAGGAGELVPYDAGSLDPDSCAYLIYTSGSTGLPKGALISHRNLKNLVTHFADQFDVTSTASLLWLTTFSFDISALELFVPLVRGGRVVVAPDRARTDGRALAEVVVRHRVDTVQATPTTWRLVVDGAADALSSCRVLCGGEPLPRELARRLASVAREVWNVYGPTETTIWSTAGRIDTAEAGPLTVGRPITNTQVFIADPAGHELPVGVLGELCVAGDGVALGYHNRSELTAARFARHPRYGRHYRTGDLARWLPGGTLHVVGRTDRQVKLRGNRIELPEVEAVLLADPDVCGVAAVVVGEGGGDDVLVAFVQGPDKHDLAERLWDRARARLPLAAVPSAFHFMEAFPMTGNDKVDYPALTRLAEERRAERRTAADRHEHDQADELLSTLVSLWRELLDRDDLDHRANFFTVGGHSLLAARLAQRVEEVTGIRIPMADVFAQPTPQRLAEHLRTAGAHTTGAPLGEAPEERGGGR; via the coding sequence GTGAGCCGCGACACCGCCTCCCGCAAGGAAGAAGCGCTGTGGCTGCTGGAAAAGGTGGTACCGGGCAGCGCAGTCAACAACCTGTCAGTGGCCTTCCGCGTCGACGGACGGCTCGACCCCGAGGCGCTGCGGCAGAGCCTGAGACTGCTGCTGCGCCGGTACCCCGTTCTGCGGACCGCCTTCCACGCCGGTGACGACGGGCTGACCAAAACGGTCACCGACCGCGACACCGTCGATCTGGAGAGCGCCGAGTGCACGGACGAGCGCACCAACGAAGCGCTGGCCGCCTTCGTCGCCCGGCCCTTCGCCCTGTCAGGCACACCCCTGGTGCGGGCACTGCTGCTGCACGGCGACGCCCGAGACCACTTCTGTCTGGCCGTGCACCACTTGGTGTTCGACACCATCTCCGGCGCGGTCCTGTTGGAGGAACTGACCACCGCCTACACCGCGTTCGCCACCGGCACGCCGCTGCCCGCCGAGCTGCGCGAGGAAGTGGCCCCCTTGCCCGAGACCCAGCCCACGCCGGCCGGTACCGCCTTCTGGCGCGGGCAGCTGAGCGGCTTCGACCCCGAAGGGCTGGCGCTCTGGGTGGGTGAGGCCGAGGTGGCGAACCCCACGCTTCACGGCGACCAGGTGCTGCACCAGCTCTCGGCCGGAGCTCGCGACGCCGTCCAGCGGATGGCGAAGGAGCTGCGGGCCTCCGAGGCGGTCGTCCTGCTCGCCGCGTACTACCTGCTGCTCGCCCGGCACGGCGCCGGCCCCGACCTCGTCGTCGGCTCACCCGTGAACGTCCGCGGCCCCAGAGCCCAGCGAGCCATCGGCTACCACGTCAACGTTCTCCCGCTGCGGGTCGCCGTCGACTTGGAGGGGTCCTTCGCCGACTTGGTGCGCCGGGTGCGCCAGGTCTTCATGGGCGCCCTCGCCCACGCGGACGTTCCGGTCGACGTCCTGCTGGAGGAGGTGCCCCGGCGCGACGTGTCCTGGCACAACGCCCTGTTCCGGCACGTCTTCAACTACGTCCCCGGCGAAGGCCTGCCGCCCTTTGAGCTGGCCGGGCTCGCGGCCGAACCGGTGGTCGTCGAGAACGGCTTCAGCAAGTTCGATCTGGAGTTCTTCGTCCTGTCCTCGCCCGAGTCCATCGGGGTCCGGGCCGCTTACTGCGTCGAGGCGTTCGCCCGCGCCGACGTAGCCGCGCTGCTGCGCCGCTACGACCGGCTGCTTCAGGCGCTGGGGCAGGACGCCGCGGCGCCCGTGGGCGAGGTGGACCTGTTCAGCCCGGACGATCGCGAGATCGTGGACCGCGCCAATGGCACCGGCCGGGCGGTCCCCCTGACGAGCGTGCTCGACGACATCTGCTCGTGGGTGCTGGCCGCCCCGGACGCGACCGCCCTGGAGTCCGAGGACCGGCGGGTCTCGTACGGTCAGCTGTGGCAGGCCGCCCGCGAGACGGCCGCAGAACTGCGCGCGGGCGGGATCGCGGCCGGAGACGTCGTCGCCGTACTCGGGCCCCGGGGCCCCGAACTAGCGGCGGCCGTGCTCGGTGTCTGGCTCGTCAGGGCCGCCTATTTGCCGCTCGACCCCAGCCATCCGGCGGACCGGCTCCGCCACCAGCTCGACGACGCGCGGACGGCTGTGGTGCTGGCCGCCGACCCGGCGACCGTCCCGGATGCCGGAAACCGTGCCGTACTGCCCCTCCGCCCGGTGCCCGACGGTTCGGCGGGGGCGGCCGAGGCGGCCGGCGGCGCGGGCGAGCTGGTGCCGTACGACGCGGGATCCCTCGATCCCGACTCCTGCGCCTACCTGATCTACACCTCCGGTTCCACCGGGCTGCCGAAGGGCGCCCTGATCAGCCACCGGAACCTGAAGAACCTGGTGACGCACTTCGCGGACCAGTTCGACGTGACGTCCACCGCCTCGCTGCTGTGGCTGACCACATTCTCCTTCGACATCTCCGCCCTGGAGTTGTTCGTGCCGCTCGTCCGGGGCGGTCGGGTCGTGGTCGCCCCGGACCGGGCCCGCACCGACGGCCGGGCTCTGGCCGAGGTCGTTGTCCGCCACCGCGTGGACACCGTGCAGGCGACCCCGACGACGTGGCGGCTCGTCGTCGACGGCGCGGCCGACGCGCTGTCCTCGTGCCGCGTGCTGTGCGGCGGCGAGCCGCTGCCGCGGGAACTCGCTCGGCGGCTGGCGTCGGTGGCTCGCGAGGTCTGGAACGTGTACGGACCAACCGAGACCACCATCTGGTCCACCGCGGGCCGGATCGACACCGCCGAGGCGGGCCCGCTCACCGTCGGACGGCCCATCACCAACACACAGGTGTTCATCGCCGACCCGGCGGGTCATGAGCTGCCGGTCGGCGTGCTCGGTGAACTGTGCGTGGCCGGCGACGGAGTTGCCCTCGGCTACCACAACCGGTCGGAGCTCACCGCCGCGCGCTTCGCCCGTCACCCCAGGTACGGACGCCATTATCGCACCGGTGACCTCGCCCGGTGGCTGCCCGGCGGCACGCTGCACGTGGTGGGACGTACCGACCGCCAGGTCAAGCTGCGCGGCAACCGCATCGAACTGCCCGAGGTCGAGGCCGTCCTGCTCGCGGACCCGGACGTGTGCGGCGTGGCCGCGGTCGTCGTTGGCGAGGGCGGAGGAGACGACGTACTGGTGGCCTTTGTCCAAGGGCCCGACAAGCACGATTTGGCCGAGCGTCTGTGGGACCGGGCCCGGGCGAGACTGCCCCTCGCCGCCGTACCCAGCGCCTTCCACTTCATGGAGGCGTTCCCCATGACTGGGAACGACAAGGTGGATTATCCCGCCCTCACCCGCCTCGCCGAGGAACGGCGGGCGGAGCGGCGTACGGCGGCGGACAGGCACGAGCATGACCAGGCGGACGAGCTGCTGTCGACGCTCGTATCCCTGTGGCGGGAGTTGCTCGACCGGGACGACCTCGATCACCGGGCGAACTTTTTCACCGTCGGCGGCCATTCGCTGCTGGCCGCCCGGCTGGCCCAGCGGGTCGAGGAAGTGACAGGTATCCGGATACCCATGGCCGACGTCTTCGCTCAGCCCACCCCCCAGCGGCTGGCGGAGCACCTGAGAACGGCCGGTGCGCACACGACTGGGGCGCCGCTCGGTGAAGCGCCAGAAGAACGGGGTGGAGGTCGCTGA